A region of the Candidatus Uhrbacteria bacterium genome:
AGTATCTCCACAACATGCAGGTCCTCGTCGTGGATGACATCCTGACGACGGGCGGCTCGATCAAGCGTACGATCGAGGCGGTACGACGCGCGGGAGGGATTCCTGTGGGCGTCGGGGCGATCTGCAATCGCGGACGCGTGACCGCAGAGACGCTAGGCGTCTCCAAGCTGCGCTCCCTCATCGAGATGTCCGTGGAGGACACTTGGGAGGCTGCCGATTGTCCGCTTTGCGCGAGCGGCGTACCGATCAGCATCGATGTTGGCCACGGCAAGCAGTTCTTGACTGACAAGAGCTGACCCCCCCCATTCCTGAATCAACCTCTCCTGCAGCCGCCCCCAACGCACTCGCGCTGGGGGCGGCCTTCGTTTATACTCTTGTGCATGTCAAAAGCTCCGATTGCGATTTTGGGTGCTGGGAATATGGCCTCGGCGCTGGCACTGAACCTAGCTCGTCATAAACGACCCGTCAGGTTGTATTGCATCGAGGCGGATGTGGAAGCGGACATGCGGGCAAATCGATGTAATGCCAAATATTTGGCCGGTCATCGATTTCCAAAACATGTCACCGCATCCCCCGATATCGCCGAAGTGCTAAAAGGTGCCGAGGATATCTTTATTGCCGTTCCATCATTTGCCGTAGCCGAGGTTATGACACTTGCCAAACCGTTTCTCGGACGCAAGATTAAATCGATCGCCAGCATCACCAAGGGACTCGATGAAGTGACATTGAAACCGCTCGTGATGAGCGAGGCAAATATCCTTTCATCGGAATTACGGAACCGCGTCTGTACATTGGGCGGACCTGCTATTGCCAAAGAAATGGCCGCAGGCTCCCCCACCGGATTTGTCATCGCCGGACGCGAGAAATCAGTACTTCAGCGCGTCAAAAAACTTTTAGAGACGCAGACGGTCAAATGCGCAACCTCGACGGACTTGATCGGCGTTGGTATGGCTTCTGCGCTCAAGAATCCCTATGCGATTGCACTCGGCTTTTGTGACGGTCTACAGTATCCGACCAATGCAAAAGCCATGATGCTCGCGATCGCAGTCGAAGAAATGGAACATGTTATTCTTAATGCCGGCGGGCATATTGATACAGCGGCCGGATTGGCGGGTTTGGGAGACTTGATCGTCACCGGCATGAGTCCGCATGGAAGGAATCGTACCTACGGCGAGCGCTTGGTCGGGGCCAAGAGCAAGGTACCGAGCGATTTAGGACTTGGGACCGTAGAAGGGATTGCAGCGACAGGTTTAGCGGTTAAACTTGCGCGAAGACTCAAGATCAAGACCCCTTTACTCGACACGATTGACCGCTGTCTGCGCAGCAAGCACCATTTTGAACAACCGTTTGTCCACTATCTGAAACATTTACAACTCCCCTAGCTATGCAACTTCCTCAAGAACTCCAGCACTTTGAAAATCCTTCACTTATCCTGGTTGCCGATCATGTGCATGCTCAGTTTTGGCTCGCTCATGGAGAGACCTTGGAAGAGGTCGATGTGGTCGCACTCCCCAAAGATACGCATTCCGATAATGAGGGACTTGTGATTGGACAAGAGCTCTCCGATGACAACCGCCTGCACGAGTATATCCATTTGCTCGTTGATCGCTTGGAGCAAATTATGGGTGAAGGCGTGGCCGATTCCCTCCATCTCGTTATGAGCGCCGACTTGGCCAATGCCGTGCTTGATCACTCAAATACAGAGGTTCAAGAACAGGTTGGAAAACAATTGCACCTTGATTTGATGAAGGAAGAGCCGCTGGAAGTCGTGAAGCGTTTGTTGGCGGCCTAATACCAAAAGCCAACGAGATAGGTCGTTGTGAAGCCACTCGAGCCTGCGTAGTCGTTGGAGATCGCTTGGTCGATCAGGAGCCAGCGCTTGGGGCGTAAAGCCCCGATGGTGGCGGCTATGGCGGGTCCGTTATCGGTGAAAGCGTCTTTGGCCGAGGAGAAAAAATTGATATCAGAATCGACGAGGGCCTGTTTGGTAGCCTCGTCGTTTTTGATTGCGACGGAATCGTCCAGATAATGCGACATGTCCGAAGATACGAGGATGAAATTTCCGCGCTTGGATTCACCTTCGAGCCACTTGGCGAGCTCTGCTCGTTGAGCATTGGTGATCGAGGACTTTATGACGACAGGAACGATCGAAGCATCAGGTAGAACGCGGTGCAAAAACGGTATCAGTACGCCGACTCCATGCTCGCGATCAAAAAGTACCGTACTCTCCCCTGCCGTTGGGACTGCTTCGAGGAGTCGGTCTACGGATTTTTCATCGACAGTGACGATGGCGCCAGCTGTTGCATAGGATTTGCGATGCGTTGTAACGGGCGCGCTACCTGCGTTGAAATGATCAGGTGACAAGATGATGACGGTTCCTGTTTGGGGTCGACAGCGAGCCAACTCGCGCATGACTTTTACAATGAGATCGGAAGCTAATGCGTGATGGTTTACGATGGCTCCACGATAGGACTCGCAAGCACGTGTTTCAAACCGGGTTGACCAAGCCGATTCATACAGTTCCGGCACGAGAAATTTATCTGCGTCGATTGGGTAGGTGTCAGGTTTCAGGTTTCGGTTTTCAGTGAAGCCAGAGACCGGCTCCGTTTTTTCTGCCACTGACACCTGAAAACTGACACCTGAAAACTGCCCTCGGTATGCCAAAAGCCCCGCGAGAGCGAGGCTTAAGGCAATCAATGGAATGATGAGGCGCTTCATTTCACGATAACAATTTCATCTTGGCCGACCGAGGCGATGGATGGATATTGGCTGTGCTGGATAAGAGGCGCTTCTGCAGTGAATGTTCCGCGCGTGACGACGCGTGCCGTATAGCGGATTTCATCAGCCCGCTTACCACAGTGCATGAAGGAGACCGCGCCGTTCAAAGATTCATACGGATACCAGTCGGTGGTGTATTCATACGGATTTCCGAGTACGGCCTGCCAGCCACCCGGGAGATTATCCGTGACTTGGTAGCAGCCATCGATGGCTTTGGCTGTGAATTCCGGGCGGAGCGTGATGGTGACGGTATCGCCTTCACGCAAGTCGGAAAGGTTACGGTTGTCACTCGGGCGATAGGTGCGGCCGATGGCGACTTCTGGCTTGATTCCGGCTTGCCTGGCGTGCGGCGCAAGAAGCTGACTGTGACTGGTCCATCGACCGAGGTCACACGGAAATTGCGGGCTTCCGCTGCCGTAAGCGTCAGACGCTGTACCGGCTCGTCCTTGAAGAGGAGCGTTCTGTCGTCAGAACCTAGGGTGTAGGTGAGTTTAATCTCTCGATCAAGGACGGTAGGAAGGACGGACTTGATATAGCGAGCTTTGGCGAGCACCGGGAAAGCATCGCTGCTCCAGATGGAATCGACGTAGCGGCGGAGAGCAGCGGATTTTGGATGCGCGAGTGCTGCCGCGAGAGCGGCGGCGTCAGCGGAAGCCTCGATGTTGTCTAGCTCCGCGTTGGAGACTTCGAGCCATGTGAGATTATCACGATCGACAGAGCGGGCTAGCAAGCTTTCAAGCAAACCGCGAGCGCGTTCACGGTCGCCAGCAGCGTTCAGGCCGCGGGCAATCGCCAATTGTTCACGCCAGGAGAGATCTTTAATGTCAGCGGCGGTTTGCAAGCTTGGCAAGACAGGTTCACCGAGAGCTGCGAGACCAGAAAGTGACTGTAGTTGAATTTCACGGCTTGAGGATTTGTCATCGAGACGATTCCAGAGCGAGGCGGCCATGATTTTGGCGTCGATAAGCTCTGGAAGTGAAGCGGCAACCTCTGCTGTCAGCTCGATGTCCGTGCTGCCGTATGGCAAGAGATACATTTGTCCGTCTTCACTCTGATATTTGGCGGCGTCGGCGGACAACTCTTGATCTGTTGGCATCATGTCCAATTTTTCTCCATAGGTTTCGCGCAAGGTACGCAAGGCATAGCGCTGAGCGAGCTTGGCATCGGAACGGCTGGAGCCGGACCAGATCAGATCGTACAAATACGGGAGAAGCATGGCACGATTTTTGGCTGTAAGAATGATTTCTGCCTCCGCTTGTCCAAGTTCAAAGATCGCTGATCCTGGAGCTGCGTCGGCGGAGACAAACTCGTCTTTCAGGAAGCGCGACGAATCAATGGTGAGCTCACGTTCAACGGCATCATTTCCTTGGGCTGACTCGACGCCGATCACGACCTTGTGACG
Encoded here:
- a CDS encoding NAD(P)H-dependent glycerol-3-phosphate dehydrogenase, with translation MSKAPIAILGAGNMASALALNLARHKRPVRLYCIEADVEADMRANRCNAKYLAGHRFPKHVTASPDIAEVLKGAEDIFIAVPSFAVAEVMTLAKPFLGRKIKSIASITKGLDEVTLKPLVMSEANILSSELRNRVCTLGGPAIAKEMAAGSPTGFVIAGREKSVLQRVKKLLETQTVKCATSTDLIGVGMASALKNPYAIALGFCDGLQYPTNAKAMMLAIAVEEMEHVILNAGGHIDTAAGLAGLGDLIVTGMSPHGRNRTYGERLVGAKSKVPSDLGLGTVEGIAATGLAVKLARRLKIKTPLLDTIDRCLRSKHHFEQPFVHYLKHLQLP
- the amrB gene encoding AmmeMemoRadiSam system protein B, with translation MKRLIIPLIALSLALAGLLAYRGQFSGVSFQVSVAEKTEPVSGFTENRNLKPDTYPIDADKFLVPELYESAWSTRFETRACESYRGAIVNHHALASDLIVKVMRELARCRPQTGTVIILSPDHFNAGSAPVTTHRKSYATAGAIVTVDEKSVDRLLEAVPTAGESTVLFDREHGVGVLIPFLHRVLPDASIVPVVIKSSITNAQRAELAKWLEGESKRGNFILVSSDMSHYLDDSVAIKNDEATKQALVDSDINFFSSAKDAFTDNGPAIAATIGALRPKRWLLIDQAISNDYAGSSGFTTTYLVGFWY